In Hippoglossus hippoglossus isolate fHipHip1 chromosome 11, fHipHip1.pri, whole genome shotgun sequence, the sequence CTGTGGATTTTCTCAGTAATTCCTTTTGCCACCAGGTGACGTGGACAAAGCTGACGTTGAATCCGAACGTGGCTCAGGAAGCCGCCCCATCAGTTCTTTCTCAGTGATCCATGTTTATTAATAGGCTCAGGCTGAATGTAAATACAGATCCCTAATGCTGCGATTTGGATGAAAGCCAATTAGGGGGAGGAATAATAAATAGATCTGgttagaggaggagaagtttTATCCCAAAACACGAGGAGAAAGACAGCAGGGGGGGGTGGAATTGGAGGGAAAacgaggagaaagaggagaagaataagCTTGAAACTTTTTATACTCCCTCGCAAAAGcctggctgcagctgctggggtCTTTTCCAGCTCGTTATTGTCAGTTGCTAAAAAGGCAACAGGTCTGTGGGTGGCAGGCACAGAGCTTCACACGACGTGAATCATTTAACGCTGCCGTATCCCAGGTGTCTGCCGCTGCATACCATCAGCTGCAGAATACGCCTCGCAGCCGCCGCCGCAGAGGTGGTGGAACAGGAGATAAGGTGGAAGAGGGGGTTTTAGCTCAAATCTACGTCAGGTGACATTTGCAACAAGGTAATCTCGTCTCCGGGCCTCGTGACACCTTCCTGGAAGACGATTTTTCAGAGTGATGAGGTTTATTTTGGGAGCTGCGACGAGGAGATAGTTTTAAGTTGCAGGAGAAGAAATTGAggtgtgttgtttttaagaGGGTTTCAAGGTTAGAGGCTGGTTTCAAAACTGCGATGAAGGTGCACGGAGCAGTGGATTACTTCTACCTGAGTTCGTCTGAAATCCATTTGCATGATCTCCCAAGTGTCcacgtgggttttctccgggtacgTCTGCTTTCGTAGAGCCTGCGACATAATTAAAATGCTTATCTGTAGTCATAGTCTTAATTATATTAAACTAGAGTTGGCTGTAAAGGGAGCATCTTTACATCTTAATTTTGGTTCCATTAAAAGGAAGTAGTTTCAGGGAGTATATATATTTCAACATAAGCAGCCCTGTTGCCTCACAGGATCCCTGTTTGAATCCTGACCAGTCTGGGTGGAGTTTGcttgttctccccgtgtctctgtgggttttctctgtgttcaccAGCTTCCCCCCACAGTCTATAGACATGCAAATTGGGAACAGATTGATCGGGGACTCTAATTTGACGTAAGAGTAAATGTGAATGGATGTCTGTTTGCCTGAGATTGGCGATCGGCTCCAGTTCAGCCCCACatccctcaaaggataagcggtgtGGATATTGGATAGATGGGTGGATGATGTGAGAATTATACAGACGTCATTCCCATGACACAAATTCAAGAAGCTATAACTTAATCTCaagtgtcatttttttaaatcagcctcAGCTTTAAAGGCAACAATCAACCCGctagcccccccccacacacatctTCCATCCCTCCACTCTGAAGGATGAAGCCTCATGATGACTTCCTCTGAGATATGTTAGGCTTCACTGGCGTTTTGGTCCTGAGCGCCTCGACGGGcttgattcatttatttcagcAATTACTTTAAGGGCTGGAGTTTGCCAGCGACCACTGCCAGGATCACTGCGTTCACTGGTATCCAGCGTGCAACAGGATTCTCGATGATTTTGTGCCTAAGGCTGCTCATGTGCCTGTAGGTGCATTTATTCTTTGCATAGTAAAAGTGATAATCTGATTAGGGCGACTGCGCACAATCTCATTTTATAGTGTCACCGTCGATGTTGCTTTCTAGGAGGATTAGTTCAAACCTGTGATTGACAAAACCGCAGCCACATTTTTTGATACAGGCTTTTCTTTGATGGGATGTTGTTCCTCATCTATTCCTGGCTTTCACTTCTCCAGACCCTGAACTCAATTTGCACGATGTTAATAAAAATCCTATTGCACCGTGCAGCACTTTCCTCAACGTTTTCAGAGCTGGTcacattgaaatgaatgaactgCTCATGTCGGAcataaaactatatatttgtattccaAACAGGCTTCCTGCACAACACAAGTGGCTTCCCAATACATCTCTCCCATGTCCACTCTGCCCAAAAAACTGAAGGGGTCAATAATGCCAATTTAGACAATTGATTGCTGAGcgtctgtgtctttctgtgttcCTTTGTCTTCTTCTCAGGAATATTTATGAGCACATGCAACGTGGACGTCCGCTGGTTCCCCTTCGATGTCCAGAAATGCGAGCTGAAGTTCGGCTCTTGGACGTATGACGGTTGGCTGCTGGACCTTCAAATGACTGATGCTGATATTTCGGGCTTCATGCCCAACGGAGAGTGGGACCTAATGGGTGAGTGGGGTGGGGTCAAAATCTAGTCACAGAGCAAGAAGAGACAGaatctctctctgcttctttccAGGGGTTCCCGGCAGCAGAAATGAGGTCTTCTATGATTGCTGTAAGGAGCCCTACCCGGATGTCACATTTGTTGTGACAATACGCCGGCGAACGCTCTACTATGCCCTGAATCTGCTCATCCCCTGTGTGCTGCTTTCTTCAATGACTCTGCTCATCTTTGTGCTGCCAGCTGACTCTGGGGAGAAGATCTCGCTGGGTGAGTGGATCAATCGCAGCTATCAGCGATGAAACAGGTGCCTAAAGGCAGCACAGGGGAGAATGGCCTTGTTAGTTTGATATCTTGGTTTCTTTCTTTGagaatgtgagaaaaaaacaacgtGGTGCAAAGCTTCAATGCAACTCAgtcaaaaggaaaacatgttgcacagcgtttctgttgacgtTGCCTTCATCAGAACATTTTCCCCCTAATACCATATTTACTCCTCAAGGTATCCTTTGGAGATTTTAACCGCTAATATCAGTTATAGGagcatagactgtgtataaaaatgtattcagtctCCAGgtcctgaaagtgaagccaatgtggaagTTGCCATGTTTTTGTGCAATGTAATTTGGATGTAAAAAATTTAGTTTTAAGGCTCGTATATACTTTTTCTAAAAGTTTCTTAGAGAAGgaaatgcatttaaacacaatGTGAGTAACAGTGACTGCAAACAGGAAGTACGTTGATAAGAAACAACAGGGGACCTTTAATGGATACAGAAATATATGAGTATACGTGACAATAAATTCACATAGtaattatttgacattttctataTAAGGGTTATGTATCCCGCATTCATATCTGTATCCACTCCGAACCTTCCCTCTATAAAGGCGAAAAATTGCAGGAGTGGCACTGAGAACTATGGGGAGGCATGAAAGAGGcgaggaggagagtgtgtggagctgagggaggagaCGGATTACatagagaaaacagaaagatgagaaatgtgaggaggaggaacagggatggatggatgtgggGAAGGTAGAGAAAGGGAAACACAGACAGGGGgagaatttgaaaaaataaaaaatgatgagAGGGGACGgcacaaaagagagagagacggaggaatgATAAGGAGGGAAAGGTGGGAGACAATCAAATCACACAACAATAGGctggaagagaggaagagagagagagagagagagagagagagagagagagagagagagagagagagagagagagagagagaggaggcaaagcTACAGTCAAACAGCAGCTTGGAATAAATCTGCTTGGACTTGAATAGAGATGAATGATGTTCACCCCATCAGGACAATAAGGACTCTTTTCCCTTCTGACTGGAGCTGCATGGAAATATCAGTTGATTAATCAAATACTTTAtagaaaaattacatttgattagttatttttcAACCCTTTGAACTCTGGTCCATTATAGTTATAGTACAGCCTAAACTAAAAGATTAATAAGTAAGATAATAAAccataataaatgataaaagtactgacattttctttcaaatcttttatttcatgaaattggcttaataaagacataaaacatattgatccaaagatattttaaatatagaaacatgaacaaaatatttcttaacattagttcttttgtcctttttgagATTTGCCAATTTTTCTCTGCGTGTTATCAACATGCACGTCGTTGAACTTAAGGAAAtgtaatgacatcatcaggagTGTACAACTTGATGatgtggaaaacaaaaccttagctctctgctgcacaaagactTAATGCTGTAACGATTTAAACAGGTTTATGAAAACAACAATCTCTCAGGGCGAGTAGCTATTTCACTATTTCGAGAAAATAGTCAGAGTTGATCTTTGACATTTCACTGTCTTGGTACCCGTCCGCTCACACATCAATACACTAACAAAAATCCGATGTCTGCTTATGCTTTTAGGTAAATATGAAGTGACTTGTGTCTGAGATGCAGCGACAGCGTTGTCAAATTATCCTCAGCATCAATACAGATGCATTACGCAGCATTTCTCcactggacaaaaaaaaaagccaactCCTTTGCACGCAGCCAATTAACCTATTGATGTAATTAAGGCTAGTGAATTGATTAGAGGCAGCGAGCTCACACAATGCCTTCCAGGAAAACCCTCTGTCACTCTGCATGatggaggagacacagggaTCAGGTGACTGGGCCCTTTAGGGTCCTTTAAGGACTTGGTCATTCctgagacaaaagaaaaggaacagGTTCATTTTTGGGAGCTTTTAATTTTCTTAATATCCTTAAAGGGCATTCCTATTTTATCTCTCGGCCTAATTGAATTCCTCTGAACGGGGGACAGTTATGCCAGCAAAGCACTCCTTAAATTCTGAGTGCAGGAAGGAGTGAGACAGACCGCTCGGAGGTGGATaaatgaggaggaagacgaggtgCAGGAGTGTAAGCGATGCGCGTTCAAAAAATTGCTATTTGCTGCGTGGAAGGGCTTTTCTGCTGTAGAGGTAGAGAACGTCAAAAACCACTTCAGCGTATGAGCATTAGTTTGTCATTTACATTAATCAAACCTGATCTCATCCGGAGCGAGATCATTTATCAAAAACCAAACGCACCAATTTACTCACGAGAGACGACAGCCGCCCCGGGGGACGAGACTAAACCACAATATTGACTGCTTGACAAAATGTACTTACGGCATCATAAACTcacatttatctatctatctatctatctatccatctatccatctatctatccatctatccatctatccatctatctatctatctatctatccatctatccatctatctatctatctatctttgcAGGTATCACTGTCTTGCTGTCtctcactgttttcatgttGCTGGTCGCAGAGATCATGCCGGCCACGTCTGACTCCGTCCCTCTCATAGGTACGTAACACTcaacatttgtgtgtatatattttcaaTAGCGCATCTCGTGACCCTTTTAACCAGCAAGTTGCTCCCCCGCCGTACATAAAGATGTTTCACTCATTAGAAAAAGAGCCGGAGCATTTGACCGTGATGGTCAATACTTCGTCTCTGGCGTGTTTTGTCTCTTCAGTAGTGATTTCAGGGGGTTTGGGAAAAGCTTATGCTTGAGCTCTATAGTGGTGTTGAAGTCAGGTTTATtcataaatcaacaaaaatcaATGTACAGCCGCACCAGAGGCTCTGTGAAGCCGTTCTTATGAGCAAGctggtgctttgagctaaatgtaAACAGCAGCATGCTAACACGCCCgttttaaaggtgctatatgaataaactTGACCTGACCATGCTGAAAAGCTTGAGATTATATATATTCACCACCTTTGTTTAGTCTGTTAACATGCTGACATTTGCTAAGTGGCTCTAAACACAAGCGGAGTCTGGTTTGAATGTCATCACTTTTCGGCATTTTCAGTCTGATTGTTTCCATTCGGCcacataatgttttattcacagatTTATTCACTCTGCCTTGTGAAGTAACCTTGGGTGCTGTGAAAGGCGCCCATAAAttgaatgtattattattagttttcaTAGAGAGTTGGACATAAAGCCACTTTAGCATATGACaatgtataaaatatgataTGATTTTTGGACCACACTGAAAAAATGGTGTACTTGCatttatcctctggggaccacAAACATGTGTACTATCTGATGGTTGTGGAGATaattcagtctggaccaaagtggcgGACCTCCCACTGTTCATCATGGAGGTCACGTCCTGTTAACACCTCCTTAAACTCAGACTATTAATTCAGATgggtaaaaaactaaatacaccTGAGGCTATTTGaatgtcattagttttgcagATATTTAGACATAAACCAAATTTAGCATATTGAAGATTTGCCTAAAGAAGGTGACGCTAGACAGTACAGAGGTACCTAGGGTTAATCCTCTGGGGACCACAAACGTTTGTGCGCCATCACAACAGTGGTGGAGCTAACAAACCCCAAAAAGTCTTTATTAAAGCCATCTGCTCGCCTTCAAGTTTAATTGGCTGAACTGATTGTGGGCACATTAGAGGAAATGATGTATAATGTAGTAAGATAAGAGCCAGAGACTGATGCAAGGCAGCGTTTGCCCAAAGACACAAATCCTGgcaattaaataattaaaaaaacacaagctttcagcagtttttttgCCATTAAGAATACACACTCAGACTTGTCTTGATTTCTCTGATGATTTGCGAACACAATATAGCAACAAGCAGAGCGGGGGTGCTGGCAGCGGGTCTCAGGTTGgaataaaatgagaataaaacaggaaagaagaaaCTACTAGTGAGAGTCTCGGAGCTGGTCTCAGTGACCTTGCAGTGATTGACACAGAAGCGAAGCAAACAACTCATAGACGCTGAGGAAACTGGTGAACACAAGGACATTTTGTTTATATGATAACCTTCAGTTTTTGTCTCtagtttttcaaaaataatgacGTTTATCGGCCTCGGTGCAAAATCACAGCCTGCATTTGGCAAATAGGAAATGAAATCTCACACTGTTCGATACTCTTCTCTTCCAAAGGTCAATACTTTGCCAGTATAATGATAATCGTTGGGATGTCGGTCATCGCCACAGTGGTGGTTCTGCAGTATCATCACCACGATCCAAACGGAGGAACCATGCCAAAATGGGTGAGCTCACACTCTCCGTCATCAcgtcaaataaataatcagtcaCATACATCATGCTTTTTAAAATCGTTTTTTAAAATTGCTCCTCTCCATATATTCAGACATGATGAATTCCCTCTGTTGATCTCTACATCAGCATTATAGTgccactcctctcctctgcaaTTTTCAATATCATTTATTTCTTCCATCTGTTGGTGCTGTACCCCGTGCCCCTCCGCTGTTTAgtctcatttctgttttcattctccTCCGACTTCCTTGGCAGTGACTCATCCGGCAGCATCAGTCTGCCGGGGTGTGTTCATCAAATGCCTCGACACAGACTTCAACTGGAGAGCGTTTCAAAGCACTCTGGATATGTGGGCGGTTTCAATCTGattcaatcttttcttttactcttcTTGCCTCCTGTTTTATGCTAAAACTCCATCaagactttatttttttcacaaaagTTTTCCTCCAATGTGACTGTATCAAAAAAAGTGAGTTATGAAAGAAGCACTGAAATAACgtcattaaatataaaaatcattTGGATCTTTTTGACGGATAAGGCAAGATAAGACATTTCTGgaatcatatattttttttgcatttatggACGTATTTTTCTTAGTGTTAATGTTGGGACTGCAAAGACAAATTGACAAGGCTTCGTTACCCGATAAAAGTTTGGTTGTGTGAGGGTATAGATGCTGTGTATAGACAAACTGCAAGGACTTCCTGTTCTGTTGATGAATGGCCTGTTCAGACAGTCCGAGGGCCAATTAACAGGCTAATTGATGTGGTTCAGATGAGGGCATCGAACCAGCACAGTTCATAATTGCGGCTcggacaaaaacaacatcaacaacaggGACTGCTACCTGGTCCGTAAACACACTCGGTGGAGACTAATTGAGCCGTCATCTGGGCATTAGCTTCTCATTAGATGCCAGACACCCATCTGGATGCTGTTGGGACAATATGGCATTTCAGGGGACATGTAGTTTGTGTCCAGATGAGAGGAAacgaggcagagagaggggacgaaaaaaaggacaagagaggggaagaaaggagaggaggaaaggacgAGGAAAGGGAATGGAAGGGGAGAGGGAAAAGGGAGATCAGGAGAATAGAGGAATCACAGTAGAGTGGAAATAAGGAAGGGAGCAATGAcgagaaaaacagaggagatgaagagaggaataagagaggagaagaggaaaggtaACAAGGCACAGAGAGGGGATGAAAAAATACAAGAGAATGGACaaggaaacagagaggagaaatgaaaggaGGCAAAGAGAGGAGAGTAGGAAATGAGGAAATGAGGAAATGGGATGGAAAAAggagtgaaggagaggagaggagaataGAGGACCAAACAGAGTGGAGTGGAAAtaaggaggagaccaaagattaggaaaaacaggagaggaaaaaggaaacagagatgtggagaggaaagagggagcagggagacaatagaggaggagaggtaaCAAGGATggaggaaaagggagaagaggaaaggagaaggagaagagaagagcaaaTATGGTGGAATGGAAAtaaggaggagaccaaagaggaggaaaaagggggACTAGGAAACGCAGAGACaataaaagaggagaggataCAAGGAAATGAGTGGAAAAAGGAgagcaggaaaagagaggagagaagaggagatgaaataTATAGTGGATATATTGGAAGTAAGGAGGAGCGATGGGAGACAATAGATGAGGAGAGGATACAAGGAGCCGAAGCAGTATAGAATACAGTCAAAGAGAATCAAGGTTTAAATTCGTACCAACTTGCGAGCAGCATCTTCTTTTTATCTTAATGCCGCAGTTGACGGAAACATTACTGCTCAGCTCATTACGGTCATGAAACAGTAAGCCGAGAGTCCATCGCAGCGATTCCACAGTTTGAATTTAAAGCTGCCTCCGCGAGTATTGTGTCTGCTGGGAATCCACTTAAAGCAAAAAAGATCTCCTTTGCCTCAGGCTCTCTCACTGGGTGTCTGTAGTGAGGATCCCGCTCTGCTGTTCAGAGAAGTGCAGCGGCGTCTCAACACAAAACGCAATGTTGGAAACAGCACCGATGCCAGTGTGCAACAAAGAGGCTGTTTTACAAGCTTAACTAGTGATTTGTGAaagtcaaaaggtcaaaggtttcAATGCTTTCAAGCTTTCTAATATCTTCTCATATCTAATATCTTTCTCAGCTTCTCCCCGTCCGCCATCCTCATCTTTAAATCTCTATTTCCCTCCACAGGTGCAGCTCGTCTTGCTGCAGTGGGTAGCATGGTTCCTGCGTATGAAGCGGCCCGGAGAGAATGACGACCCGGAGCGGCCCCCGTGCGCCCCCCATCTGCGCCGCTGCTCCTCGGGCTCCCAGAGCGGCAGCCTCCCCAACCCTCCGGACCCCGTCCTCCATCCGCTGCACCCGCAGAACCTGGCTCCTCTCCAGACGGGGCCCCTCCACGCGGgacacccccacctccacctccactcccAGTCCAGTGCCAACAACGGGAACCTTCTTTACATGGGCTACCAGAGCATGGAGGACCCTGCGATGCTCTCGGAGCCCCTCCAGAGGAATAACATCTCAGTGGGGCTCTCTCGAGTAGCAGGAAGCCCGCCTCCGCACCTGCCAGCTCAGTTCTGCAGCTCCCCGCCGCCTCCCACCCCCAACATGGATAATGTCGGCTGTCCCAGCACTGTCTCCAGCGGTGGGGGGTTTGGAGGGGGACCAGGAGGACTTGGAGGGTGTTCGACTGCGGGGATAGGAGACCTCCAGCTCCAGTCCATCCTAGAGGAGGTGCGTTACATGGCAGACCGTTACCGGGAGCAGGACGAGGCAGAGAGCGTGGCCGACCAGTGGAAGTTTGCCGGCGCTGTGATCGACCGTCTTTGTCTGGTGGCGTTCAGCGTTTTCAACATCATATGCACCATTTCTATCCTCATGTCTGCCCCCAACTTTGCGGACGCTATTTCGAAGGACTTTGTTTGAAagcaaagagggaaaaaaagtgtgACGGGATGGATGAGGGGAATTAAATGTAAGATGACGGATGGAGTGGAACCTGGAAACACAATTTCCAGCCGACTGTGGgctttgtgatttgtgattgCGAGGGACTgggaaatagaaaagaaaaaaaaaggaaatggtttTCTTTGCAATACTTTCTGTTTTGTAACTGAAATCTAAGAAGAAAACAGATGAGGAGGGAGATACAGAGTGAAGGTAGAATGAGATTAGGCTGATGCAGGGTGCTTTATCAGATCCTCGACAGGGTGAAACGGATTGTGGTTAATTCAGAGACTTTTCCTTAACAATTAGGGGAGAGGTGGGTCGGAAAGggaaaaaggaagagaagataTCAATCCTGTGCAACCTCAAATAACACCGGCTCTTAAAGCAAGGAGGAGAtcgagaggagacgagaggaaaagagacaggGCAGAGATAGATAGGGACAGATAAATAAGACAGTCATTtggctgttttattttctcaaggAGGGAAAGACAGGCCTTCACTCCCACACAATGAGAGGAGACTGCATCGGTTCAAgtgaagtgaggaggagagagtgcccgaggagagagaaagagactttTACAAGGACAGACAACAAAGAGCGGTCAAGGAGGAATGAAACTTCATCCCTCGCGTCATTGGCACATTTGAGCGGAGTAAGCAGCTTGATGCTCAGGTATACAAACATGGACCGAAAGATCAAGATCGAGAACGCtgcggcagcggcggcggcgaggACGAACAGACGAAGATCTCATCTATTATTCAATCACATCTATCTAATGACCGTCAAATTGAAAGACCTGGGATAATCTTTAAGACTAATAAAGCTTCCAAAAGATGAAGTCCCCTTCTCCCTTTGCAGACCACTTTAAAATTCCAAGGCCTTATCTCTTTGAGACGATTGCCAATCTGCAGCAATCAGTGGCGATCAAAAGCCCCTCGGCTGCGGGCACGCTTTGAAGCGCTTATCACGACTGAGCTAAACTGAATTAACTGGTCATCAACAAGGCAGTGGCCGGTGGCTGCACCACAGTGGAGGCTTGAACCGTTAATAACTCATGAAGCAGATACCTAATTGTGTCTGGCAGGATCCTAACTGATCAAACATTGGATTTCATACAAAAGGTTTAATAGCTCAAACAGGAGTTCAGGTCTTTAAATCAGCACAAATGGGGTTAAGATCATTCAAAATCCTCAAGTTAATGTGGAGTATAAGTAACATCCCATCAAATTACTGTCAAATCCCCTCAGGGGTTTAGAGCTCCAGTACTTCCCTGCACAGTGTGTAGCACACAGCCCGATGCCCAATTTGTTCCCTAATAAAGTGGTAACTCTTAAAATTGGACCTCAATTATATATCCATTCTTTCCATCATCCAGCTTATCTTTTAAGGGTCGCAAGGGAGCTGGAGTCAAGCCCAGCAGACATtaggcgagaggcggggtacaacCCGGACAGttcaccagtccatcacaggacAAACATTCACTCTCACGCTCACCTTCAATTTAGAGTTTCCGATCATCCTAACCCCAAactgcatgtctctggactgtgggaggaagctggagcacGAAACCCACACATACTCCACActtgcaaactccacacagagaaacactggcctaacagggattcaaaccaagaaccttcaTGCTGTGAAGTGATGCTGCCCGACAACTATAGTTTAATTTGATTCCTAGAAAAAGCCTCAGTCACCTCCTAAAACAGCAGCTCCTGTTTTGCAAATATTACTCAAACAGGAGCAAATAGGGATCAGCTGTTATGTTATTTACACACGTTTGGTCCTGAATTGATCATCTAttgttattgatattattatttcatttcaataagGAACATATTGACAGtgacagttgtgttttcaccaccATCTCTTATGTTGGACAGTATATTTACCACATCCCTAACAAGAGCCCAGGGGGTCGATGCCAATAcagatattagggagtaaatAATTTCTTAAACCGATATATAAAGTTTGGCAATGAAATCCTAAGACGTTGTTATTAAACACTTATGACAAAGACGTAAACTAAgcttgaataaaataaatacaatcaaatatataaaacttgaattgagaaatgtttttaatttttttcaagtACAACGTAGACATAACTGAGACTGTTCTGCATTGTGTGTTCTGTACAATAAAACTTTTCATATCAGCGTAAATATAAACTGCTCGTATCGGACGATGTTATCAACCAGCTGATAAATCAGTCGGGCTCTTTTCCTACAATCGCTGTCATCTGTGGCTGTAAACATGCATTTTCTCACTGTGAACTGTCACAGCGAGTGAGGGGACAGATCCCTTATCTCTACACCTTCCTTCATCTCCTGTCggctctcacttcctctctacAGTCAAGTCCCCTAGCAGGCGGAAAGTCAACTTCCTG encodes:
- the chrna11 gene encoding cholinergic receptor, nicotinic, alpha 11; its protein translation is MWRSVALLLSGFCALIHVSLQGPHQRNLLKNLLKDYNRMERPVGNDSHPLTIYFSLSLIQIMDVDEKNQVLTSNMWLRMSWFDHYLQWNQSEHPGVKNLRFTTDQVWTPDILLYNSADDDFDSTFKTNVLVNSSGYAEYLPPGIFMSTCNVDVRWFPFDVQKCELKFGSWTYDGWLLDLQMTDADISGFMPNGEWDLMGVPGSRNEVFYDCCKEPYPDVTFVVTIRRRTLYYALNLLIPCVLLSSMTLLIFVLPADSGEKISLGITVLLSLTVFMLLVAEIMPATSDSVPLIGQYFASIMIIVGMSVIATVVVLQYHHHDPNGGTMPKWVQLVLLQWVAWFLRMKRPGENDDPERPPCAPHLRRCSSGSQSGSLPNPPDPVLHPLHPQNLAPLQTGPLHAGHPHLHLHSQSSANNGNLLYMGYQSMEDPAMLSEPLQRNNISVGLSRVAGSPPPHLPAQFCSSPPPPTPNMDNVGCPSTVSSGGGFGGGPGGLGGCSTAGIGDLQLQSILEEVRYMADRYREQDEAESVADQWKFAGAVIDRLCLVAFSVFNIICTISILMSAPNFADAISKDFV